The following are from one region of the Aquirufa lenticrescens genome:
- a CDS encoding TetR/AcrR family transcriptional regulator: MGIVARKEKQKQEIRSLILEESMKLFVEEGFSKVSVRKIAERIQYSPTTLYLYFKDKNEILFYCCESGFKKMVEQNIALGLISDPIERLHQMGVNYLNFGLEYPEYYDLMFIQEAPMSALIDMGAGWSSGDQALEALKMIVQDAMDKGLIVPAKVETVAMAVWSMVHGLVSLAIRQRLDKLVAAEEVENTMHESLDWLLKTMKKA, encoded by the coding sequence ATGGGAATAGTCGCAAGAAAAGAGAAACAAAAACAGGAGATTCGATCCTTGATTCTAGAGGAATCGATGAAATTGTTCGTGGAAGAGGGCTTCAGTAAGGTATCCGTCCGGAAGATTGCTGAACGCATACAATATAGCCCCACGACGCTTTACCTGTATTTTAAAGATAAAAACGAGATCTTGTTTTATTGCTGTGAGTCAGGATTTAAGAAGATGGTGGAGCAGAATATCGCTTTAGGTTTGATCAGCGATCCTATCGAACGCTTGCACCAGATGGGCGTGAATTATCTGAATTTTGGCCTAGAATACCCAGAATATTATGATTTAATGTTCATTCAAGAGGCTCCTATGTCCGCCTTAATCGATATGGGCGCAGGCTGGTCAAGCGGCGATCAGGCGCTTGAGGCCTTGAAAATGATCGTGCAAGATGCGATGGACAAAGGATTAATTGTCCCTGCCAAAGTGGAAACGGTGGCGATGGCGGTTTGGAGCATGGTGCACGGCCTGGTTTCCCTCGCGATTCGCCAGCGATTAGACAAATTAGTAGCGGCGGAAGAAGTCGAAAATACGATGCATGAGTCGCTGGATTGGTTATTGAAAACGATGAAAAAAGCCTAA
- a CDS encoding TonB-dependent receptor: MNSFKHQFILLLFPLFSFAQVQVSGVVKSSKETLVGVTVWLKNPSTGKNQGASTDIDGKFTFANVAPGTYSLSSSYVGFKEYSNPAFKVGSEPVIVTIELEEDSKLLADVVVKTVAKKETATALINTLKSSFIVADGLSIESIKKTPDRNVSDALKRVSGVTIQNDKFVLVRGLADRYNSALLNKTQLPSTEPDRRAFSFDIIPTSLIDNIIINKGAAANLPGDFAGGLVQITTKEVSGDFASASLGVSYGSLSTFKDFKLIQSVEFPSTFPSTNAFRISGNGDKRAYTKLIATPGITESSSLPNFNGSVAFGVKRNNWNVLFSSTARNTFSSSTTERIDYLSSTDLAYKYKDINFSQTKSLSGLLNVVYLGQNRYSWKTLANYQTEDYFLNRTGENYDNVQNIYSNSSNAIRKMVVNTQFDAKIKTWDFNIGYNLMLRDQPDYRVNPTASYLNSGNPYLTAWRDTYRFWSVMDENAGNAAINKSFGDIKVGAGYLKKYRNFKARVFRYETIDMLGEVTNNTDRYTADFDLANGFVMYEKEIGLFKLNTGLRTEYNLFNIATADFSGQKVNVEREYLDLLPSLNLTYSATEKTKWRTSLSKTLARPEFREVANFAYYDFVRNAQLLGNKDLEKSDIYNIDFKWELYPKAGEIFSVGVFGKKFIKPIEQIVADGSVPSNLALTYTNPPSALVYGLEMEFRKAINSWLDLYSNMALIQSEVEVQGVKRQLQGQSNYALNGGLNFHKGDNTINLTYNRVGDRIASVGFQGYPDIFENSRDVIDIVFLRKFNKGEIKLAVSDILAQPTTFYQKPSRDLIKTNNETSVSLTVNYNF, encoded by the coding sequence ATGAATTCATTTAAGCACCAATTCATCCTTTTATTATTCCCTCTTTTCTCTTTTGCGCAGGTTCAAGTTTCTGGAGTTGTTAAGTCTTCCAAAGAAACCTTAGTAGGTGTAACCGTTTGGTTAAAAAATCCATCAACAGGTAAAAATCAAGGAGCATCCACAGATATCGATGGTAAGTTTACCTTTGCGAATGTGGCTCCTGGAACCTATTCTTTAAGTTCTAGTTATGTAGGTTTTAAGGAATACAGCAATCCAGCTTTTAAGGTTGGATCAGAACCTGTTATCGTTACGATAGAGTTAGAAGAAGACAGTAAATTATTAGCAGATGTAGTGGTTAAGACCGTTGCCAAAAAAGAAACGGCTACTGCCCTGATAAACACCTTGAAATCTAGTTTCATAGTAGCCGATGGTTTATCCATCGAGTCGATTAAGAAAACACCTGATAGAAATGTGAGTGATGCGTTGAAGCGTGTGAGTGGTGTAACTATCCAAAACGATAAATTCGTATTAGTACGTGGTTTAGCCGATCGTTATAACTCTGCTTTATTAAATAAGACTCAATTGCCTTCCACAGAGCCAGATCGTCGTGCCTTCTCATTCGATATTATCCCTACTTCTTTAATTGATAACATTATCATTAATAAAGGAGCAGCAGCAAACTTACCAGGTGATTTTGCCGGTGGATTAGTTCAAATTACTACCAAAGAAGTTTCAGGAGATTTTGCTTCCGCTTCTCTAGGAGTAAGTTACGGTTCTCTTTCTACTTTCAAGGATTTCAAATTAATTCAATCTGTAGAGTTCCCTTCTACTTTCCCTTCCACAAACGCTTTCAGAATTAGTGGAAATGGTGATAAGCGAGCATATACGAAGTTGATTGCGACTCCTGGTATTACAGAGTCTTCTAGCCTTCCTAACTTCAATGGAAGTGTGGCTTTTGGTGTAAAAAGAAATAACTGGAACGTATTATTTAGCTCTACCGCGAGAAACACGTTTTCTTCCTCTACGACAGAGCGTATTGATTACTTATCTTCCACTGACTTAGCTTATAAATACAAGGATATCAATTTCTCGCAAACGAAGTCCTTGAGTGGCTTATTGAATGTAGTTTATTTAGGCCAAAACCGTTACAGCTGGAAGACTCTAGCTAACTACCAAACAGAAGATTATTTCTTGAATAGAACGGGTGAAAATTACGATAACGTACAGAACATCTACAGTAATTCATCTAATGCCATCCGTAAAATGGTTGTTAATACCCAGTTTGATGCAAAAATCAAGACTTGGGATTTTAACATCGGATATAATTTAATGCTTCGTGATCAACCTGATTACCGAGTTAATCCTACTGCTTCGTATTTAAACTCAGGCAATCCTTATTTGACTGCTTGGAGAGACACTTACCGTTTCTGGAGTGTGATGGATGAAAATGCGGGAAATGCAGCGATTAATAAGTCATTTGGTGATATTAAAGTAGGTGCAGGTTACTTAAAGAAATACAGAAACTTCAAAGCACGTGTATTCCGTTACGAAACCATTGATATGTTAGGTGAGGTAACGAATAATACGGATCGTTATACGGCTGATTTCGACTTAGCGAATGGATTTGTGATGTATGAAAAAGAGATCGGATTATTCAAGTTAAATACAGGTCTTCGTACAGAGTATAACCTCTTTAATATCGCAACGGCTGACTTTAGTGGTCAAAAAGTGAATGTGGAAAGAGAATACTTAGATCTTTTGCCATCCTTAAACTTAACTTACTCTGCTACAGAAAAAACAAAATGGAGAACATCGCTTAGCAAAACCTTAGCGAGACCAGAGTTCCGTGAGGTAGCGAATTTTGCCTACTATGACTTTGTTCGTAATGCGCAGTTATTAGGAAATAAGGATTTGGAAAAATCGGATATCTATAACATTGATTTCAAGTGGGAATTATATCCAAAAGCGGGTGAAATCTTCTCAGTGGGTGTTTTTGGCAAGAAATTCATTAAGCCTATCGAGCAAATTGTAGCAGATGGTTCTGTTCCTTCTAATCTAGCTTTAACGTATACGAATCCTCCATCGGCGCTAGTCTATGGCTTGGAAATGGAATTTAGAAAAGCGATTAACTCTTGGTTAGATTTATACTCTAACATGGCGTTGATTCAATCGGAGGTAGAAGTTCAAGGGGTAAAACGCCAGCTTCAAGGCCAATCTAATTATGCATTGAATGGAGGTTTGAACTTCCACAAAGGAGATAACACAATAAACCTAACCTATAACCGAGTAGGCGATCGCATCGCTTCTGTAGGTTTCCAAGGTTATCCAGACATTTTTGAAAATTCAAGAGACGTTATTGATATCGTTTTCTTAAGAAAATTCAATAAAGGAGAAATTAAATTGGCGGTGAGCGACATCCTAGCTCAGCCTACTACTTTCTACCAAAAGCCTTCACGTGATTTAATTAAAACAAACAACGAAACATCTGTTTCACTCACCGTTAATTACAATTTCTAA
- a CDS encoding zinc-dependent alcohol dehydrogenase: MKAAVLVKPLQIELGDHPIPNPGPGQLRIRLQEVGICGSDVHYFGGHRPLPEPTIIGHEGWGYIDALGEGVNREPGERVVVDPNAPCGNCTYCARGQATVCPNKRTIGLNAPGCFAEYVLIPADFAHKLPDSISAQDAVTIEPTAVAYNALKKASLTKGDAIYVLGLGAIGMLITHLAVEHGLKVYATDLNPVLQEKAYEFGALKDDWKSQDIRVIFECTGSAAATTQLIADAPRGANVILLGLSEKQASFTPLDLVRRGISIQGSLIYDHPSDFQEVIQLIKDGKIQPHKIISKYIPLAEVQAGLQAATDGHPGKIVVQIV; encoded by the coding sequence ATGAAAGCGGCCGTTCTCGTAAAACCTTTGCAAATCGAACTAGGCGATCATCCTATCCCAAATCCAGGTCCCGGCCAGTTGCGTATTCGCTTGCAGGAAGTGGGTATTTGCGGATCTGATGTGCATTATTTTGGTGGCCATCGTCCGTTGCCTGAACCCACCATCATCGGCCATGAGGGCTGGGGCTATATCGACGCCCTAGGTGAAGGAGTGAATCGCGAACCAGGTGAAAGAGTGGTGGTAGATCCCAATGCCCCGTGCGGAAATTGTACTTATTGTGCGCGTGGTCAAGCCACAGTTTGCCCGAATAAACGCACCATAGGCCTTAACGCCCCTGGTTGTTTCGCGGAATACGTGCTGATTCCGGCTGATTTCGCCCATAAACTCCCGGATTCCATTTCCGCACAGGATGCCGTTACCATCGAACCCACGGCTGTTGCTTACAACGCATTAAAAAAGGCATCACTAACCAAAGGCGATGCCATCTACGTCCTAGGCCTCGGAGCCATCGGAATGTTAATTACGCACCTTGCGGTGGAACATGGCTTGAAAGTTTATGCGACTGATTTGAATCCTGTTTTGCAGGAGAAAGCGTATGAATTCGGGGCACTAAAAGATGATTGGAAATCCCAAGACATCCGCGTGATTTTCGAATGCACCGGTTCTGCGGCTGCTACTACACAGCTTATTGCTGATGCTCCGCGCGGTGCCAATGTGATTCTACTAGGCTTATCTGAAAAGCAGGCTAGCTTTACCCCCTTGGATTTAGTTCGCCGCGGTATTTCGATCCAAGGATCTTTGATTTACGATCATCCATCCGATTTTCAAGAAGTTATCCAACTGATTAAAGACGGAAAAATTCAACCGCATAAAATCATTTCAAAATACATTCCTTTAGCGGAAGTTCAGGCCGGTTTACAAGCGGCTACTGACGGACATCCGGGAAAAATAGTCGTTCAAATCGTATGA
- a CDS encoding MFS transporter, producing MKNSMSWLQIGVVSLCFLLNFNDGIDVLLVSFAGEHIMKEWGLNNAELGYVFSAGLAGMTAGCFLIAPLGDQWGRRKVFLGSLFLISLGMLFVYFAPSLNALLIFRFITGLGIGGILPNLATVASEFSTDKTRDFNVGIVQGGWPLGAILTGFVVAWVFPLLGWRATFLIASAFSFALLLLVYFFLPESPGFVPESKHSKTKIKELFTPEYRTATLLLWTAIFFGFLTLYTLISWVPTLAKQSGMPFELATYVGMTLNFGAFTGVFVMGLAISKIGIKKTMTLFFIVAFILMNFYGNVKLDYVVNLTLVFFIGFLVQGGFNSFYPAATRIYPAAIRSTGVGLAMGAGRFGAILGPTVFGLLTDSGMSVAGRFLIFSLPILVAVFLLHKIKSKELS from the coding sequence ATGAAAAACTCGATGTCTTGGCTCCAAATAGGCGTAGTCTCCCTCTGCTTTTTGCTCAATTTCAACGACGGAATCGATGTTTTGCTCGTTTCCTTTGCAGGTGAGCACATCATGAAAGAGTGGGGATTGAATAACGCAGAATTAGGTTACGTTTTTTCGGCAGGATTAGCGGGGATGACGGCGGGCTGTTTCCTAATTGCACCCTTGGGTGATCAATGGGGAAGGCGCAAGGTGTTTTTAGGCTCCTTGTTCTTAATCAGTCTGGGCATGTTATTCGTTTATTTTGCTCCATCATTAAATGCATTACTGATTTTCAGATTCATTACTGGTTTAGGCATCGGAGGAATTCTCCCTAATTTAGCGACGGTTGCCTCCGAATTTTCCACGGATAAAACCCGCGATTTCAATGTGGGGATTGTGCAAGGAGGTTGGCCTTTGGGAGCGATTTTGACCGGTTTTGTGGTGGCCTGGGTGTTTCCGCTTTTAGGATGGCGCGCGACCTTTTTGATCGCGAGTGCTTTCTCGTTTGCGCTTTTACTCTTAGTCTATTTCTTTTTGCCAGAATCCCCAGGATTCGTGCCGGAATCGAAACACAGTAAGACGAAGATAAAAGAACTCTTTACTCCAGAATACAGAACCGCCACGCTCTTACTTTGGACGGCCATTTTCTTCGGATTTTTAACTTTGTATACTTTGATCAGCTGGGTACCTACGCTCGCTAAACAATCCGGCATGCCCTTCGAACTCGCCACCTACGTGGGAATGACCTTAAATTTTGGGGCTTTCACGGGCGTATTTGTGATGGGGTTAGCGATTAGTAAAATAGGCATCAAGAAAACGATGACACTCTTTTTTATCGTGGCCTTTATCTTGATGAACTTCTACGGTAATGTAAAACTCGATTATGTAGTAAACCTCACCTTAGTCTTCTTCATCGGCTTTTTAGTCCAAGGTGGGTTTAATAGTTTCTATCCGGCAGCGACGCGTATTTATCCTGCGGCAATCCGTTCGACAGGCGTGGGTTTAGCGATGGGAGCGGGCCGTTTTGGGGCGATATTGGGACCCACCGTCTTTGGCCTACTGACTGATAGTGGGATGTCCGTGGCAGGTCGCTTTCTGATTTTCTCGCTTCCTATTTTGGTGGCTGTGTTTTTATTGCATAAAATCAAGAGCAAGGAACTCAGCTAA
- a CDS encoding VOC family protein, giving the protein MKINFIHKIQHIGIPVHNMEVSIPFYERLGFENVMESPFEFDGGFGTCVMMKNHEVIVELYQMPEKQLAEIKQRKVGHIDHFAIDVEDVDYAFEALKQAGFEILEKEPTFLAFWKNGTRFFNVKGPNGEIIEFNQIL; this is encoded by the coding sequence ATGAAAATCAACTTTATCCATAAAATCCAACACATCGGGATTCCCGTACATAACATGGAAGTCTCGATTCCTTTCTATGAACGTCTTGGTTTCGAGAACGTGATGGAATCGCCCTTTGAGTTTGACGGCGGTTTTGGGACTTGCGTAATGATGAAAAATCACGAGGTCATCGTGGAGTTATACCAAATGCCGGAAAAGCAATTAGCCGAAATCAAACAGCGCAAAGTCGGTCACATCGACCATTTTGCGATCGACGTGGAGGATGTGGATTATGCCTTCGAAGCCTTAAAGCAGGCTGGATTTGAGATTTTAGAAAAGGAACCTACGTTTTTGGCTTTTTGGAAAAACGGAACACGTTTCTTTAATGTCAAAGGCCCGAACGGCGAGATCATCGAATTCAATCAGATACTGTAA